TCTTGCCGGCACCGTTCGGGCCGACAATGGCGATCAGCCCAGCGGGCAAGGAAGAGAGGTCGACGGTAATGCTGTCCCGTTGCATGCCGTCACGGATCCCGTGGAATCCTGCGAGGGTCAGCTTCAGTGGGCGCATTCGGACACCTCCATGCCGGTAAAGGAGTGGAGGTAGTCCGGCGGCACTTCCATCACGTCATCATCCAGCAACGGCATGTCTGCCGTCATGGATTGTTGGGCGGTGGGTGCGTCATGCGCGGGGTTGCCCGCGATCGCGCGCTCGACCGAGCGGCGTGCGGCCGCGAACTGCGCTGCGGCCATCGTCATGAGAGCATTCCAGTCCCCCTCGCCGGTCAGGGCGCGGAGTTCCAGCTCGCTCCACTGGGAAGCCAGGCCATGCGAGAACGACCAGATGAGGTCCTGCAGTTCCTTGGATGGCGCCACGGCATAGAAGGTGTTACCACCGGCCTCGCCCAGCGCCATCACCAGCATGTGGTCATGCTTGGCAATGACCGCGCCCCGGCCTGCGCCAAATGGCTCGTACAGCGTGCATGGGGTGAATCCATGCTGATCGGTCAGGCGCTTGGCCATCTCCGAACGATTGATAGACGTCTCGTCGACGAACAGCCACTGCGGGCCGGCGTGGTACAGGACCATGTTGCACTCCTCAGGATAGGACGGAGTGCGCCCCGGACGGGAAGCACCCGTCAGGGACAATGGAAAGAAATGGATACTGCTGGGTCGATGCGTCCAGGACGCGGGGTGAAACCGGGTTTCGACTGCCACAAAGGCAGTCGGAACATGGCTTGCATGCTCAAGGTGTTGGCGTATTGCTACGCAAAAAGGTCGTCGGTCAGCCACTCCATCTGCGGCGCTGCTGGAGGGGTCAAGCCCAGTGGTTCGGCACGCGTAGTTGGTACATCATCGACGGGCGTCGCGAACGGGCTGGCTCCGGATGGGAAATCCTCCGACCAGGCGGGCGATTCCGCGGGTTCCGGCGCCGGCATGCCGCGCAACTGCTCAAGCACGCCGTCAGCAATCGACTGCGCGTCAAGCGATTCCAGTAGCGCCAGCCGTTCCGCGAGAGGGCCTGTTGCAACACCGGTCAGTTCCCCCCACCGCGAAAGCTTCTCGAGTAGGCTTGCCGCACGGCTGATGCCTTCGGCACGGCTGCGCACGGCGGGCAGGACGCGGGCTTCGATCTTCAGCTCCGCGCTCTTGCCGAACAACGCCATGATGGCGTCGCGGTCGACCAGCTGCCGATGCTCTTCGTTCACCGTCCAGCGCACGCGCACGAACTTGTCGGCAGCCTCGGCCGCAACGGCAGCCAATGCGTCCATGTCCGGCGGGCCATCGAAGTCCACGCAGACCGTCTCGCGCGCGGGCGTCTCCACCAGCTGCGCGGTCGCCCGGCCCGGAACGATGTCCCATTGCAGGTATCCTTTGGCGCCGATCTCGCCGTAGTGGAAGCGTCCGATGGAGCCTGGATAGGCAACCACCCTGCCCTCCCGCTCCCATTGCTGGGCACGGTGGATGTGGCCGAGTAGGAAGCCATCGCACTCGGCCTCGAACAGGGCTCCGATCCTGAACTCATGATCGAAGCCTGCCATGGGCACGCCGTGCTCGGTCTGGCAGCCATTGACCGTGCCGTGCGAGACGCCGACCGTGGCGATTCCCCGACTGCGCAAGCGAGCGTTCATCGTGCCCGCCGCCACCAGGTAGCTGGCCAGGTGGTCACCCACCGCGGTTGCCGCATTGGCCACGCCAGCGGCCGCAGCCAGCACCGCCTTGTTGACAGTCGGCACGCAGGTGAAGACAACCTTGGGCATGCCGTGTTGGGCCAGCAGGGCGTCAAACTCCGCGTCGGTGAAGATGGGACCACCAGACGGGTGAAACGCGCCGTCACACACCGCCACCTGGTGGATGCGATCAGCGACGTACACCGGATACTGCGCACCGATGAGCCTGAACACGTCCAGCGTGCCGGGCGGTTCGTGGCTAAATGTCCCTTGTAGCATCAAAACCGGGCAGTAGCCCGAGAGCCGATGGATGCGCCGCGCGAGCGATCCAAACGCCGGCGTGTGCGCATCGAGTCCGTGGTCCGTCGAATCGCCGGACACGACGGCCACGTGGCAGCCGGAGACGATGGCATTTTCAACTGCGAATCCGAAACACCGGTCGGCCTCGGCGAGGTTGCCGGGCGAGTAATGCAGGTCAGAGAAGTGGGCAAGCCACAAGGGTTCGCTCTCGTTGAGCATCATGCTACCTCCAAACGAAATGTGCCGGCGAAGTGCGGCAGGATTGAGTAGGGTGAGGGGTCACCCCCTCAGCCCTCTCACACCACCGTACGTGCGGTTCCGCATACGGCGGTTCACGAACGAGACTGCAAGCGCTGCTGAGTATCCAGCAGCGAGATCAACCCCAAGGCGTCGAAGTAGCCCTTCGGGAAGGCCGCGCCCATGTGGCGAGCCCCGGCATTCCACCATGGGCCCTGCCCGTTGCGAGCCGAGTGCCACGCGCGATCCTCCGTTAAGCCTTGCCGACGCAGCATCACAGTGCGGGTAGCACGGCTCTTGGCCTGCCGCCATAGCAAGCACCGCAGCCGGCGCCGTATCCACCCGTCCAGCTCCTCCAATGGCCGCTTGCTCTGGGTGTGCTGGAAGTACCCGATCCACCCGCGCAGCACCGGATTCAGCACCGCTATCGTGTGAGCCAGGCTCCTTCCTCGCCCTTTGCGCATCAGTTCCTTGATTCGTCCGGTCAGTCTTTGCAGACTTTCCGGGGCAATACGCAGCTTGGCCTGACGATGCGCTGTCAGGCTGTAGCCCAGGAACTTGCGTGCCCAAGGCCGCGCACAGGCACTCTTGGCCTCATTGACCTGCAGATTCAGCCGCTCCGCAAGGAACGTCATCATCCCGGCCAACAGCCTCTGTCCTGCTGCCTGGCTTCGGACGTAGATATTGCAGTCGTCCGCGTAGCGACAGAACGCCAACCCCCGCTTCTCGAGTTCACGGTCCCAATCCGTCAGCAGAATGTTCGACAGCAGCGGCGACAGCGGCCCGCCCTGCGGCGTGCCCTGCCTCCTCGCCTCGACCACCCCGCCACGCATTAGCCCCGCTTCCAGATACCGCCGGATCAGCTTGAGCACCCGGACATCCTTCACTTGCCGTGCCACCCGCGACATCAGGATGTCGTGGTTGACCCGGTCGAAGAACTTCTCAAGGTCGATGTCCACCACCCATCGCCGGCCTTCCTGCACGTACCGCTGTGCCTGCAAGACCGCCTGCTGGGCGCTGCGCCTCGGCCTGAAGCCATAGCTCGACTCGGAGAACCCCGGTTCGTAGAGCGGTTGGAGAACCTGCAGCAGCGCCTGCTGGATCAGCCGGTCCACCACCGTCGGGATGCCCAGTGTCCTCACCCCGCCCGAAGGCTTGGGAATGTCCACCGCGCGCACCGACTGCGGGATGTACTGACCACCCAGCAACGCCGCCCTGACGCTTGGCCAGCTCACCTTCAGCCAGTCACGCAACGCCGTCACCTCCAAGGCATCCACCCCGGCCGCACCGCCATTGCCGACCACCCTCCGGTACGCCAGCCACATGTTGCTTCTCTCGACCACCGCCTCCATCAGCGATGGCGCCCGCGCTTTCGTTTGCCCAACAGCCGCCGTGCCAGCCTCCGCACCCCCATCGGCCCCGGGCAGGTTCCGCCCGCCTTCCTCCGCTGTGGGCTGCACTCGTTCGTGCATTTGGGCTTCGTCGGTAAGCATCGAGGTCTGTCGTCCTAATCGCGCTCATTCATGTTCGGCCCTTCAGCGCCAACGGCTCGCCTAATATGGCCTCTGCTGACTTCTGCACCGCCATCCCGACACCTCTCGACGCCGGTAGCACCGTGGCAGCGGTACAGATCTCCCCGGGTATGACGCACCCACCTTCACGCTTATGCCTGTCGGATCTACGCCGCACCGTTCCGTGCAAGTACTGGGCTTTGGCCCTTTTTGCTGCCTTACCCAGATGCGTCGCCTCATATCCGCTTCCTGTTCGTCAGGCCAGCGCTTTGCCTCGGGCTTCCTTCAGACCCCCAGTCGCCCGGGGAACCCTTGCCTATGGCTAACACTTCCCCTTGCCGGGTGTGTAAGGGACTTTCACCCTCAAGTGAGTGCGCCCTGCCGGGCGCACAAAAAGAAAATGCCCCGTCGTCGACGGGGCAGGAGAAGGTGCCAAGCTGCTTAGGCAGCAGCCGGCTCTTGCAGGTGCTGGGCGACGAAGGCTAGAAGGCCTTATCCGAGACGCGCGGCGAACCGCAATTCCCAGTACTCGTTGTATTGCAGGACGTCCAACCCTGGGAAAGTCCGCCGCTGCTGCGCAGCGAATACCTCACCATGGTCGAACTGGCGCAGGCAACCTGCCAGGGCGGGCTCGCCCGCATCCTGCGCATACGCGGCCAGCGCTAGCAAGGCCGCGCGCACGTCGGCATGCGCGTCTGCTGCAACGCGCCGTGACGGACGCGCGGCAGCCACAGGCAACGAAGGCGCCTTGAGCCGCAGCC
The Cupriavidus taiwanensis LMG 19424 DNA segment above includes these coding regions:
- the ltrA gene encoding group II intron reverse transcriptase/maturase, with protein sequence MLTDEAQMHERVQPTAEEGGRNLPGADGGAEAGTAAVGQTKARAPSLMEAVVERSNMWLAYRRVVGNGGAAGVDALEVTALRDWLKVSWPSVRAALLGGQYIPQSVRAVDIPKPSGGVRTLGIPTVVDRLIQQALLQVLQPLYEPGFSESSYGFRPRRSAQQAVLQAQRYVQEGRRWVVDIDLEKFFDRVNHDILMSRVARQVKDVRVLKLIRRYLEAGLMRGGVVEARRQGTPQGGPLSPLLSNILLTDWDRELEKRGLAFCRYADDCNIYVRSQAAGQRLLAGMMTFLAERLNLQVNEAKSACARPWARKFLGYSLTAHRQAKLRIAPESLQRLTGRIKELMRKGRGRSLAHTIAVLNPVLRGWIGYFQHTQSKRPLEELDGWIRRRLRCLLWRQAKSRATRTVMLRRQGLTEDRAWHSARNGQGPWWNAGARHMGAAFPKGYFDALGLISLLDTQQRLQSRS
- a CDS encoding metallophosphoesterase family protein; protein product: MMLNESEPLWLAHFSDLHYSPGNLAEADRCFGFAVENAIVSGCHVAVVSGDSTDHGLDAHTPAFGSLARRIHRLSGYCPVLMLQGTFSHEPPGTLDVFRLIGAQYPVYVADRIHQVAVCDGAFHPSGGPIFTDAEFDALLAQHGMPKVVFTCVPTVNKAVLAAAAGVANAATAVGDHLASYLVAAGTMNARLRSRGIATVGVSHGTVNGCQTEHGVPMAGFDHEFRIGALFEAECDGFLLGHIHRAQQWEREGRVVAYPGSIGRFHYGEIGAKGYLQWDIVPGRATAQLVETPARETVCVDFDGPPDMDALAAVAAEAADKFVRVRWTVNEEHRQLVDRDAIMALFGKSAELKIEARVLPAVRSRAEGISRAASLLEKLSRWGELTGVATGPLAERLALLESLDAQSIADGVLEQLRGMPAPEPAESPAWSEDFPSGASPFATPVDDVPTTRAEPLGLTPPAAPQMEWLTDDLFA